From the Sulfurimonas hongkongensis genome, the window GAACACATTGATGATAAAGAAATTAAAAATGCCTACTGCAAAGATGCTATAGGATTTATGGCGACTGAGGAGAATTTGGCAGATGTGGAGTTTGTAAACTATATCAAAGAACTAATGGTTAGATTTCCTGATGTTGAATTTAAGGGGTTTTGTTTTGATGATACTTGTCTAAATAACCTAAAGTCAGTTTTTGGTGAGTTTGGCTCAACAATCAAAATTAAAATTGTTACCTCTGGGTTAGAAGTTATTGAAAACATCGAAATATTTATTTACACGAAAAAAAGTTTAGAAAATAATTCTCACAATGTATTAGTTAAAAAAATGGTACATAAATGTAAGTGCATCCATAGAATTATGTTTGATAAATCAAGAAAAAATAAATTACTGAAAGATGTAGGAATTATTGACCAAAATGATTGGTTTCTTAAAAATGCTCCTTCTCTTGGAATAAACCAACAAGACTTTATCAATGCACAATACAACAGAAATCTGTTGCTAGCACAATTGGCTTATAAACAAGGCTTAAATATTGAAGTTACTTTAGATACAAATTCTTATGATTGGATGTATTTTGATCAATTGGAATATTTATTAAAATACTCTCAGTACAAAAAACTTGTAACTAAAATTCCATATCTTTTTCATAATAAAATATTTGAAAGCCTTGTTTCTTCATCAGATGAAGTAATTAGTAGTAAACCAATAAAATAATAGCAAAAATGAAATGAAAAAAGCCATCTTAATTCAAGCACGATTATCTTCAACAAGATTTCCAAACAAAATGATGCATGAATTAAATAATTGCTCCTTGATAGAGTATGTTTACAATAGATGTAAAAACTCAACAATAGCCAATCAAGTTATTGTGATAACCTCTAATGATTTAACTGATGACCCGTTATATGACCTATGTATTAAAAAACAAATTCCTGTCTTTAGAGGCAATTTGCATGATGTATTGCATAGATATATAGAAGCATCAAAATTTTATAACGTAGATATAATCTGTAGAGTATGTGGGGATTCTCCTTTTGTTGACATTGGAGCTATAGACACCATGTTTAATGAAGTTGAAGAAAAACAGTTAGACTATATGTGCGCATCTCAAACAATCAATGGGTTTATATCTGAGATAGTCACTTCAAGAGCATTAAATGATATATACAGTTGTGATATAGATAGAAATGATAAAGAGCATGTGACTAGATATATTAAAAACAATAAAAAACTATTTAAGTGTAGAGAATTAAAGCTGGGCTTTGAGAATAAAAAGTTGAACTTTCACCCATTGACTGTTGACTACCCAAAAGATTTATATGTAGTAAACTTGGTTGCTAAAGAGTTGCTAGGTTATAGTTTTTCATCGAAAGATATAGTCGATATATTAACAAATTCAAAGGTACAAAATGATTTATAAAGCACCTCCATTTCCAAAAAGATTAGAAGTTGAACTTGTAAGTGATTGTAACTTAAAGTGTGTATATTGCCCAAGACATTATGTAAATGATTTAACAGGATATATGGACTTTGAACTTTTCAAAAAAATCATTGATGAATCCAAAGAATATAAAGATATGATTTTTGTGTTGCATAGAAGAGGTGAAAGTATGCTTCATCCAAAGTTTAATGAAATGTTAAATTATATTTCTGGAAAATTTAAAGAGGTTCAAATGGCTACTAATGCGACAATGTTAACTGATGATAAGTTTGAAGCTATAGTAAATGGATTGAACTTTTTATCTTTTAGTTTAGATACTCCAGAAAGATTTAACAAAACAAGGTTACCAGCAAAATATGAAAAAGTAGAAAAAAAAATACTTAAGTTTTTAGAATTTAATCAAGGCAGAGTAAAAACACAGGCTTCTATGGTTAAAACATCTGATACAACAGAAGAGATGTGCATAGAGTTTACAGAGATATGGAAAAATAGAGTGGATAGAGTCAGAATATATGAAGAACACTCAGCTGATGGAGAGTTTGGTTCTTTGATTAAGCCTAGAAAAGAGAGAAAACCTTGTGTTATGCCAATATATGAAATGCTTGTTTATGACAATGGAGTTGTAGCTAGATGCAATCATGACTGGGATAGTGATGGAATGGGAAATGTGACAAAAAATTCCCTTAAAGAGATTTGGATGAATCCTAAATATGTAGATTTGAGGGAGCAACACTTAGCACAAAAACTTACAGATCCAGTTTGTAGTAAGTGTGATAGTTGGTATCCTGAGATTGGGAATCAAGACACTGGCGAGGTTATAGAAAAATGAAAAACTTCATACCATTAGCAAAACCTGATATAGGTGAAGAAGAGATAGAGCTAGTAGTTGAAACCATCAAGTCTGGTTGGTTAACAACTGGACCAAAGGTGACAGAGTTTGAAAATGCACTATCTCAGTATTTATATCATGATGAAAAGATTTATAGTGTAGGTTTGAACTCTTGTACATCAGCACTTTTTTTGGCATTGGTCGCTTTGGGCATTGAAGAGGGTGATGAAGTGATAGTTCCAACTTGGACATTTGCTGCGACAGCTCAAGTGGTTGATTGGATTGGTGCTAAAGTTGTTCTGTGTGATATTGATGAAGAGTCTTTAAATATAGATATAAAAAAAGCTGAACGATTAATTACTTCAAAAACCAAAGCAATCATCCCTGTGCATATAGCGGGCTATCCTTGTGATATGGAAGCCATTGCTAGTTTAGCAACTAAATATAATCTTAAAGTCATCGAAGATGCTGCTCATGCAATAGGCACAAAATATAAAGATAAAAAAATTGGAAATTTTTCAGATGTAACTTGTTTTAGTTTTTATGCTACTAAAAACCTTGCCATGGGTGAAGGTGGAGCTGCTGTTTCAAAAGATGAAAAAGTCATTGAAAAAATCAGAAAATTAAGTTATTTTGGTGTTAATAAAGAAGCTTTTAAGCGATACGAAAAAGCTGGTAGATGGTTTTATGATATTGAAGAGATGGGGTACAAGGCGAATCTCGATAGTATGCATGCTGCACTTGGTATAGTTCAACTAAAAAAGTTAGACAAAATGAATAAGCGAAGAAGAAAAATTGCAACATACTATAGAGATAACTTAAGTGAAAAACTAATCTTTAATAAAGACTCAGATGAGCATTATCATACCTATCACTTATTTCCTATACGATTACCGCAAAATATAAATAGAGATGAATTTATTGAAGAACTAAAAGAGAACAATATTGGTTCAAGTGTTCATTTTATACCTCTTCATTTGCATACTTTTTATAAAAACAGATCAAATAATAAATTTGGAGTTGCAGACAAAGCATTTCAAAAGATACTCTCTATACCAATGTCTTCAGCGATGAATGATTTTGAGGTAGAATATGTTGTCAAAACTATCAATAATATAATAGGAAAATACAATGACTAGTTTCCAAGATGCTCTCTTATCAAGAAAAAGAATTTCTATATGGGGAGTTGGTTATTTAGGATATACATCTGTTTTGAGATTGCAAGACAGTGGTTTTACTCCTAGCGTGTATGATTTTAATAAAACCCGACTAAATAACTTACTTGACGGTAGTTACCCAAATAAAGAACAGCTCAATAGCTGGTCTAAAAAAGGCAAGATACCTACTGTTGATATGCAAAAGATAGAAGTTTGTAACGATTACTCTAGCCTTTTTTCAAACAACATACATTTGATTTCATTTCCAAATACAGAAAAGTTTGACTATATAGAGCTAGCTAATGTTTTTATACGAAATAAAGATAAGTTAAAAAACACTTTAGTGATATTTCAATCTTCAGGCATACCTAAAACTATAGAACAGAAATTTTCTAATATTTTAAAAAAAGAAAATATAAATATCAGTATAGCTACAGTTTTTAGAAGTGACTGGACAATAGAAACATTTTTTAATAAAGATTCAAAAAGAGTAATATCTGCAAATAGTGAAGATGCAATAGTTCAAACAAAAATATTTCTAAGACTGCTAGATCTTTGTGCGGTCGAACTAAAAAGTATAGAAGAGGCTGAAATCTATGAAAACAGTAAAAATGCGCTTAACTATACTATGATTGCTTTTTTTAACCAACTGTCGCTATCTTATCCACATATAGATGTAAATGTGTTATCAAAAGAGTTGCTTAAAGATATAGATGTTGATGATTTATCACTAGGTGTTAGCAATGTTGACTATAAATCTGAACAATCAATAGAGAACTTACTTAGAGGTTCTTCAGACGATTTTTTAACTATACTAAAAGAAGCGAACAGTACAAACATCTCTTTTTTGTTTTACTATGTTAATTTACTAAAAGCTAAAAATATAAACTCTGTAACAATAATTGGGCTAAGTTCATATAACAACCTAAAAGACTTGAGGTTTTCCCCTTCTGTAATGTTGGCTGAGTATCTTCATAAAGAAAACATAAAAGTAGATATATATGATGAAAATTTTACTCAAAAAGAGCTCTTAACTATCCTTCCATTTTGTAACTATATTGATATAAATAGTGAAAAAATAAGCTCTGATGTAGTTATAGTTATGAGTTTATCTAAAGAATCATTATTTTTCAATCAAGAAAAAATAGATAACATAGGATTATCAGATGTTAAGTACATACTTGATAATACTGGTTTTTTCAAAGACTTTAAATATAATACTAATTGTTTATATCACCAGTTGTGTGATGGAAACTTAGTAAAAATAGTTGAATAAAATATGTGTGGAATAGCAGGCTTTATATCTTCAAATAAAAATTATGACTCTAAAAAAATTGTATCAAATATGCTCAATATTATATCTCATAGAGGACCCAATCAAAAAGGGCTTGAGACTTATGATAACACAACTATGGGCATGGTTAGACTTAGCATAATAGACTCAAAAGAACATGCTATACCAGTACTTGACCATAGTAAAAACTATGCAATAGTATATAATGGTGAAATTTACAATCATGACTCAATAAGAAGTTCACTTAAATCTAAATATAGCTTTAGAACAGATTCAGACACAGAAACAGCTTTAGTTAGTTATATGGAAAATGGCGTTAATTCCTTTTCAAAACACAATGGTATGTACGCTTTTGCTATTTATGATAAACTAAATCAAGAAACAGTTGTAGTAAGAGACAAATCAGGAGAAAAACCTCTATATTATACGCAGGGAAAAGACTTTTTTGCTTATGCTAGTGAAATGAAATGCTTGCTTGAAGTTGTAGAGGCAAAATTTAATGATGACGCCATCTCTTATGAAGCTTATGAGTTTACAGTTGGAAAAGAGACACTGTTTAAAGATATTTATCAACTAGAGCCAGGTGAATATATAAAAGTAAAGGATGCAAAATATACACTTCACAATTACTGGAAAATATGGGACAATCTCATAGATGTACCAGATGATGAAAATAAAATAATTTCTGATTTAAGTGAGTTAGTCGAAGATTCTATCTTGCTAAGAACAAAAAATGCAGCTCACCAATATAGTGCCTTTATAAGTGGTGGAGTAGATAGTTCACTTATAGCTTGTATAGCGAAACCAGACTATATATACACAGCTCACTATGACTATAGTGACTTTGATGAGTTAGAGTATGCAAAGCTAGTTGCTAAACAGATTAATAAAGAGTTAGTAATAGTATCCCCCACAAAAGAAGATTTTATAAGAACAAGAGAAGAGATAGCTTACTATCTTGATACACCATGTACTTGGACAAGTTTTACTTTATGGATGTTGCTAGAACGTGCAAAAAAAGATGGCGTGAAAATTGTAATGAGTGGTGAGGGTGCTGATGAGATGTTTGCAGGTTATCATAGGTACCATTTACTTCATCATGATGAACAGATACATAGCCTTGAAGCGATGAAGCAATACTCTTATCTTATAGGAAAGTATCATGGAAGTGCAAATAGTAGATATGCAAAACTTGTAAATAGATGTGAAAACCCTTACAATGAAAAAGTCAATAGATATCTAGATGAATCGATCGGAAATTATGCTAGTAAAATGAGTGAAGACATCGTTCATTTTATGGGATTAAATGATTTTTATAGCACTATGCAAGTTCTTTTACAAATGAGTGATAGACTAAATATGGCACATAGCATCGAAAATAGGTCTCCTTTTTTGGACTATAGATTGGTTCAGTATGCTTTTTCTATAGAGTCAAAATACAAAATCAAAAATGGCATCACAAAGTGGATACTTAAAGAAGTTTCTAAAAAGTTTATACCAAATGAGATAAGCAATAGGACAGATAAAAGAGGTTTTTCAGCACCTATTAACAAATGGTTTGAGTGGGATAAAACAGGAAAATATAATAGAAGTGCTTATAAAAATATGGTTTTTGAAGATTGGAAAAAATCTTTTGGAGTTAAGTAATGTTTGATTTTTTAGCACTAATAACAAACAAAAAATATTGGATAATTCATAGTTGGATCATAAAATTTATTTTAAAATATTATGGAATTAAGATAGGAAAAAAATTTTATTGTGAAGGTGTTCCAAAACTTAAGATAAAAGGTAAGGGTGAAAATATATATATTGGAAACAATGTAAGTTTTTTAGGAACAATAGATTTAAGAAATAGGGAAAATGGAAAAATTATTATACAAAATGATTCTACTATAGAGCATGAGGTGAGACTAGTTTCTGCAAGGGATGGGATTATAAGTATAGGGGAAGATAGTACTATTGGTCCTTTTACAATTATAAATGGTGGGGGGAATGTGATTATTGGTAAAAAATGCTTATTTGCTAAAGGTATTTCAATCAATGCAAATGATCATAAATTTTATAAAAATATACCTATTAGGGAACAAGGGTTTACTCATAAAGATGTTGTTATAGA encodes:
- a CDS encoding cytidylyltransferase domain-containing protein, producing MKKAILIQARLSSTRFPNKMMHELNNCSLIEYVYNRCKNSTIANQVIVITSNDLTDDPLYDLCIKKQIPVFRGNLHDVLHRYIEASKFYNVDIICRVCGDSPFVDIGAIDTMFNEVEEKQLDYMCASQTINGFISEIVTSRALNDIYSCDIDRNDKEHVTRYIKNNKKLFKCRELKLGFENKKLNFHPLTVDYPKDLYVVNLVAKELLGYSFSSKDIVDILTNSKVQNDL
- the asnB gene encoding asparagine synthase (glutamine-hydrolyzing), producing MCGIAGFISSNKNYDSKKIVSNMLNIISHRGPNQKGLETYDNTTMGMVRLSIIDSKEHAIPVLDHSKNYAIVYNGEIYNHDSIRSSLKSKYSFRTDSDTETALVSYMENGVNSFSKHNGMYAFAIYDKLNQETVVVRDKSGEKPLYYTQGKDFFAYASEMKCLLEVVEAKFNDDAISYEAYEFTVGKETLFKDIYQLEPGEYIKVKDAKYTLHNYWKIWDNLIDVPDDENKIISDLSELVEDSILLRTKNAAHQYSAFISGGVDSSLIACIAKPDYIYTAHYDYSDFDELEYAKLVAKQINKELVIVSPTKEDFIRTREEIAYYLDTPCTWTSFTLWMLLERAKKDGVKIVMSGEGADEMFAGYHRYHLLHHDEQIHSLEAMKQYSYLIGKYHGSANSRYAKLVNRCENPYNEKVNRYLDESIGNYASKMSEDIVHFMGLNDFYSTMQVLLQMSDRLNMAHSIENRSPFLDYRLVQYAFSIESKYKIKNGITKWILKEVSKKFIPNEISNRTDKRGFSAPINKWFEWDKTGKYNRSAYKNMVFEDWKKSFGVK
- a CDS encoding acyltransferase, whose translation is MFDFLALITNKKYWIIHSWIIKFILKYYGIKIGKKFYCEGVPKLKIKGKGENIYIGNNVSFLGTIDLRNRENGKIIIQNDSTIEHEVRLVSARDGIISIGEDSTIGPFTIINGGGNVIIGKKCLFAKGISINANDHKFYKNIPIREQGFTHKDVVIEDDVWLGANVCINKGVNLKRGSIIGANAVVTKDTEEYSINVGIPSKQISKRLQE
- a CDS encoding DegT/DnrJ/EryC1/StrS family aminotransferase: MKNFIPLAKPDIGEEEIELVVETIKSGWLTTGPKVTEFENALSQYLYHDEKIYSVGLNSCTSALFLALVALGIEEGDEVIVPTWTFAATAQVVDWIGAKVVLCDIDEESLNIDIKKAERLITSKTKAIIPVHIAGYPCDMEAIASLATKYNLKVIEDAAHAIGTKYKDKKIGNFSDVTCFSFYATKNLAMGEGGAAVSKDEKVIEKIRKLSYFGVNKEAFKRYEKAGRWFYDIEEMGYKANLDSMHAALGIVQLKKLDKMNKRRRKIATYYRDNLSEKLIFNKDSDEHYHTYHLFPIRLPQNINRDEFIEELKENNIGSSVHFIPLHLHTFYKNRSNNKFGVADKAFQKILSIPMSSAMNDFEVEYVVKTINNIIGKYND
- a CDS encoding radical SAM/SPASM domain-containing protein, translated to MIYKAPPFPKRLEVELVSDCNLKCVYCPRHYVNDLTGYMDFELFKKIIDESKEYKDMIFVLHRRGESMLHPKFNEMLNYISGKFKEVQMATNATMLTDDKFEAIVNGLNFLSFSLDTPERFNKTRLPAKYEKVEKKILKFLEFNQGRVKTQASMVKTSDTTEEMCIEFTEIWKNRVDRVRIYEEHSADGEFGSLIKPRKERKPCVMPIYEMLVYDNGVVARCNHDWDSDGMGNVTKNSLKEIWMNPKYVDLREQHLAQKLTDPVCSKCDSWYPEIGNQDTGEVIEK